In Spirosoma aureum, a single genomic region encodes these proteins:
- a CDS encoding zinc-binding alcohol dehydrogenase family protein, translating to MKTLVCTTPGQLDYQQGVKPKPAPGRAIIDIRRIGICGTDLHAYEGTQPFFAYPRILGHELAGELVEADDAPGFRPGERVTIIPYFHCGRCIACRSGKPNCCTQMKVSGVHIDGGMAEYLSVPSYSLVHGQGLTFDELALVEPLAIGAHGVWRAGIEPGEFVLVIGAGPIGLGIMEFAQIAGGRVIAMDINGSRLAFCRDKLHINYTVNASSDSVAEQLHAITNGDMPTVVIDATGSRHAINNSFRFMAHGARYVLVGLQKGDISFSHPEFHKREATLMSSRNATRADFEHVISCMQKGLVNPTTYITHRVDFGQVKDSFETWLNPTTGVIKAMVELD from the coding sequence ATGAAAACGTTAGTTTGTACCACTCCCGGTCAACTGGACTACCAACAGGGTGTAAAACCTAAACCGGCTCCCGGAAGAGCCATCATTGATATCCGGCGAATCGGGATATGCGGCACGGATCTACACGCTTACGAGGGTACACAGCCGTTTTTTGCGTATCCACGAATTTTGGGCCACGAGCTGGCGGGCGAACTTGTTGAGGCCGATGATGCTCCGGGTTTCCGGCCGGGCGAGCGGGTTACAATCATTCCTTATTTTCACTGTGGCCGTTGCATTGCCTGTCGATCCGGCAAACCGAATTGCTGCACGCAGATGAAGGTCAGCGGTGTTCATATCGACGGTGGCATGGCCGAATACCTGTCTGTTCCGTCTTATTCACTGGTGCATGGTCAGGGCTTGACTTTCGATGAACTGGCTTTGGTAGAGCCACTGGCCATTGGTGCCCACGGTGTTTGGCGAGCAGGTATTGAACCCGGCGAATTCGTGCTGGTGATCGGAGCTGGCCCCATCGGTTTAGGCATTATGGAGTTTGCCCAAATCGCGGGTGGTCGGGTTATTGCCATGGATATCAACGGCTCCAGGCTCGCTTTTTGCCGGGATAAACTCCACATTAACTATACCGTTAATGCCAGTTCGGACTCGGTTGCTGAACAACTTCATGCCATCACAAACGGTGATATGCCGACTGTGGTTATTGATGCGACGGGGAGCCGACATGCGATCAATAATTCCTTTCGGTTTATGGCACATGGGGCACGTTATGTGCTGGTCGGCCTCCAGAAAGGTGATATCTCCTTCAGCCATCCAGAGTTTCACAAGCGTGAAGCAACACTCATGAGCAGCCGGAATGCAACCCGCGCCGACTTCGAACACGTAATTTCCTGTATGCAAAAAGGGCTGGTTAATCCCACAACGTACATTACGCATCGCGTTGATTTTGGTCAGGTGAAAGACAGTTTCGAAACCTGGCTCAATCCAACTACCGGCGTTATTAAAGCCATGGTAGAACTTGACTGA
- a CDS encoding RagB/SusD family nutrient uptake outer membrane protein: MKLSNKLLVAFCSSLLLTSCMDVLDKTDLGSTQGSLIFKDSMLTQMNLDFIYDQNLPAPIGSLGPEPLGISGLSDESYGESKILQGTLLINEIGDFGTALKADNNYGKIRVINMFLNDVKAGPLPQYTKNKLRAQAQFFRAWRYFDLVRLYGGVPLVLTPLAAVGVEAKQLDFLPRNTTAETFAQIVKDLDSTIASVPGRWTTANDWGRVTKGTAAALKGRALLYAASPQFNPTDDQARWQASYDANKQAYDLLTANGYGLHASFDQLWFQEVNNPEAVFLTGYNTATGTQTAKSNGYDNSTRPSYAGTAGGSNQPSWEMVKAFPMLDGKKPGESTKYTYSEQLFYKNRDPRFDKTIAYNGANWPLNGNTAYKVWTYYVGGKTIESKASNTGFYTRKAINPSVSTGDAQYSGTDWIEIRFAEVLLNLAESAVGINKLDEAYTQLKAVRKRAGIEAGTDGLYGLKANMSRAELFDAILYERQIEFAFEGKRFWDLRRWKLIEKTLNGTRRTGVTINLKTTGVPSDFATNRDNVNLDVAYTNYFTLAFKQLDTKYSIAWKPEYYFFAIPQSAIDNNPKLIQNTTWGGAFDPLK, translated from the coding sequence ATGAAACTTTCCAATAAACTACTCGTCGCTTTCTGTTCATCGCTCCTGCTGACAAGCTGCATGGACGTGCTCGATAAAACGGATCTGGGTTCAACACAGGGGTCACTGATCTTTAAAGATTCGATGCTGACCCAGATGAACCTCGATTTCATCTACGATCAAAATCTGCCCGCTCCAATCGGAAGTTTGGGGCCGGAGCCACTCGGGATTAGCGGTCTGTCAGACGAATCGTATGGCGAAAGCAAAATCCTTCAGGGAACCCTGCTGATCAATGAAATTGGCGATTTTGGTACTGCCCTCAAGGCCGATAACAACTACGGTAAGATTCGGGTCATCAACATGTTCCTGAATGATGTAAAAGCAGGGCCGCTACCACAATACACCAAGAATAAGCTTCGGGCGCAGGCGCAGTTTTTTCGGGCATGGCGCTATTTCGATCTCGTTCGTTTATACGGTGGAGTTCCATTGGTCTTAACGCCACTGGCGGCCGTTGGTGTCGAAGCCAAGCAGCTTGATTTTTTGCCCAGAAACACCACGGCCGAAACGTTTGCACAGATTGTTAAAGATCTGGATTCGACCATAGCGTCGGTGCCGGGCCGCTGGACCACTGCCAACGATTGGGGCCGGGTTACAAAGGGCACTGCTGCTGCCTTGAAAGGCCGGGCACTATTGTATGCTGCCAGCCCACAGTTCAACCCAACCGACGATCAGGCCCGATGGCAAGCCTCCTATGATGCCAACAAGCAGGCTTACGATCTGCTAACCGCCAATGGCTATGGTCTGCATGCGTCGTTCGATCAGCTATGGTTTCAGGAAGTCAACAATCCGGAAGCTGTTTTTCTGACTGGCTATAATACAGCAACCGGCACTCAAACGGCCAAAAGCAACGGCTACGATAACAGCACACGCCCATCGTATGCCGGAACGGCTGGCGGCTCCAATCAGCCGTCGTGGGAAATGGTCAAAGCGTTTCCAATGCTGGATGGCAAAAAGCCGGGTGAGTCAACGAAATACACCTACTCCGAACAATTGTTCTATAAAAACCGTGATCCGCGATTTGATAAAACGATCGCTTATAACGGCGCAAACTGGCCATTAAATGGCAACACGGCCTATAAGGTTTGGACCTATTATGTAGGCGGCAAAACCATCGAATCGAAAGCGTCCAACACCGGATTTTATACCCGTAAAGCCATAAACCCTTCGGTCAGCACGGGTGATGCTCAGTATTCGGGAACCGACTGGATCGAGATTCGCTTTGCCGAAGTGCTGCTAAACCTGGCCGAAAGCGCTGTTGGGATCAATAAACTCGACGAAGCTTATACGCAACTCAAAGCCGTCCGCAAACGGGCGGGAATTGAAGCAGGTACCGATGGTTTATACGGTCTGAAAGCCAACATGTCCCGTGCCGAACTCTTCGATGCCATTCTGTACGAACGGCAAATTGAATTTGCGTTTGAAGGCAAACGATTCTGGGATTTACGTCGCTGGAAGCTGATCGAAAAAACGTTGAACGGAACCCGTAGAACCGGCGTTACGATCAATCTGAAAACAACGGGTGTTCCGTCTGATTTTGCGACCAATCGCGACAATGTCAATCTGGATGTAGCCTACACCAACTACTTTACACTGGCGTTCAAACAGCTCGACACGAAGTATTCAATCGCCTGGAAACCAGAATACTACTTCTTTGCAATACCCCAATCCGCCATCGATAACAACCCTAAATTAATTCAGAATACTACCTGGGGTGGCGCATTCGATCCGCTGAAATAA
- a CDS encoding SusC/RagA family TonB-linked outer membrane protein, translating into MTLALRTQKLFSSTLKLACALMLGLVTEEVCYAEKGRAGLFMGSPEWIAPLENVTGTVKDAKGDPLPGVNVLIKGTKTGTVTDIKGTFRLNLPKGNETLIFSYIGFKTQEVPVSGQTTFTVQLEEDAAALGEVVVVGYGVQKKVSLTGAVASVDMKAVQDLPVNNLSAVLAGQLPGVGVSGGTSRPGDNAQITVRNPIILSKDGGTLQPLYVIDNVVRSSDDFNALDVSEVDAISVLKDAAAAIYGARSNQGVVVVTTKRGKAGTPKFSYSGSTGISNATLPKMMNGVQQATYLNDLNYAAGKPATDPLIYTPDELAYFKDNNTDWLRKAWQQSTVVRHALNVSGGNDKATYFAGASYNAQDANFDNINTNKWTFRASADMQVTKGLKAALSLSSYIGNKRMYYLKQGGENSENDMKGLLYTPQFAPPYVNGLPVLLSNSGNTNTIDAFNFFEVQNSNNYTQTKSTGLNVTANLDYEIPFVKGLKARVLYSRTFDNSFGKQYGTKYNVYSFSMLGDHKHIYGGDVIKTTSLNNGDRVRINPGYIDTYQFNGYLNYDRQFGKHQVTAIAFFEQAETHADNVQAMAEGVIIGGLDNMRYATGTQTTSETESETGFLSYAGRVNYNYANKYLFETAIRYDASTNFAPEYRWGLFPSFSLGWVISEERFFRDNVRWIDFLKLRGSLGFLGGDATKAYNWLTSYSIQQGKGAVFGGNADRPLVVTPNNSMANRQARWDDNTKYNVGIDAQFLKNRLSVTLDAFYDHRYNMLTTLSSSVPLLVGATLPSENYATVNGFGTEISLGWNDKIGSDWSYKVNTFFTWNDNKQVLVDVDRGKIGTYLDPTGKSNDMGVLGYHYLGMFRTQQDVDQYLEKNPGYTLFGAAPKPGMLYYQDVRGPKDASGQFTAPDGKITDADLDYLTKKANNHYSIGFNFSASYKNFSLAAVIGGSFGGQSMVEGTARAQGTLTSNRPVFWADHWTPENPNAAYPSPYYKDTYTVDSQFWYVSSTQLSVRNLNLSYGLPAALASKLKLSSVRAYLVATNPLNLYNPYSWKSYSGNFDSYPMLRSFSLGLNLGL; encoded by the coding sequence ATGACTTTGGCTTTACGAACGCAAAAACTCTTCAGCAGCACCCTAAAACTGGCTTGTGCACTAATGCTGGGATTGGTTACGGAAGAAGTCTGTTACGCAGAAAAAGGCCGGGCGGGTCTATTTATGGGTTCGCCTGAATGGATAGCACCCCTGGAAAATGTTACCGGTACCGTTAAAGATGCGAAAGGCGATCCCTTACCTGGCGTCAACGTGTTGATCAAAGGCACCAAAACCGGTACCGTTACCGACATAAAAGGCACATTCAGGCTGAACCTGCCCAAAGGGAATGAAACCTTAATTTTCAGCTATATCGGTTTCAAAACGCAGGAAGTTCCGGTAAGTGGGCAGACTACGTTTACCGTTCAGTTAGAGGAAGATGCAGCTGCCTTGGGCGAAGTCGTTGTTGTCGGCTATGGCGTACAGAAAAAAGTAAGCCTGACAGGAGCCGTTGCATCGGTCGACATGAAAGCGGTGCAGGATCTGCCGGTCAATAACCTATCAGCCGTACTGGCAGGTCAGTTACCTGGCGTTGGTGTTTCGGGTGGTACGAGTCGCCCCGGCGATAATGCCCAGATTACGGTTCGTAACCCAATTATCCTCTCCAAAGATGGCGGAACGCTTCAACCGCTCTATGTCATCGATAACGTAGTCAGATCGTCTGATGATTTCAATGCACTCGATGTATCGGAAGTGGATGCGATTTCAGTGTTGAAAGATGCCGCTGCCGCTATTTACGGAGCCCGTTCTAATCAGGGCGTTGTTGTCGTTACAACCAAACGCGGGAAAGCCGGGACGCCTAAATTCAGTTATAGTGGCTCAACGGGTATTTCCAATGCAACGCTGCCCAAAATGATGAATGGGGTTCAGCAGGCGACCTACCTGAATGACCTGAACTACGCAGCCGGAAAACCGGCGACCGATCCGCTCATCTACACACCCGACGAACTAGCTTATTTCAAGGACAACAATACGGATTGGTTACGTAAGGCCTGGCAGCAGTCGACCGTTGTGCGTCATGCCCTCAACGTAAGTGGAGGAAACGATAAAGCAACCTATTTTGCCGGGGCCAGCTACAACGCTCAGGACGCTAACTTTGACAACATCAATACCAACAAGTGGACATTCCGGGCAAGTGCTGATATGCAGGTAACGAAAGGCCTCAAAGCAGCTCTTTCATTGAGCAGCTACATTGGTAACAAACGCATGTACTACCTGAAGCAGGGTGGCGAAAACTCGGAGAACGACATGAAGGGCCTTCTCTATACCCCTCAGTTTGCACCACCTTATGTGAATGGCTTACCGGTTCTGTTATCTAATTCCGGCAACACGAATACCATCGATGCCTTTAATTTCTTCGAGGTTCAGAATTCAAACAACTATACCCAGACCAAAAGCACGGGGCTGAACGTAACCGCGAATCTGGACTATGAAATTCCATTCGTAAAAGGGCTGAAAGCCCGCGTTCTCTACAGCCGCACGTTCGATAATAGCTTTGGGAAGCAGTATGGCACTAAATACAACGTGTATAGTTTCTCGATGCTGGGCGACCATAAGCACATTTACGGGGGAGATGTCATCAAAACAACGTCGCTCAACAATGGCGACCGCGTCCGAATCAATCCAGGCTATATTGATACCTACCAATTCAACGGCTATCTGAACTACGATCGTCAGTTCGGCAAGCATCAGGTAACGGCTATCGCTTTCTTCGAGCAGGCCGAAACCCACGCCGACAATGTACAGGCTATGGCTGAGGGAGTCATCATCGGTGGCCTCGACAACATGCGGTACGCGACTGGTACCCAAACAACCTCAGAAACAGAGTCGGAAACAGGGTTCCTGTCTTATGCCGGTCGGGTCAACTACAACTACGCCAACAAATACCTGTTTGAAACAGCCATTCGCTACGATGCTTCGACCAACTTCGCCCCTGAATATCGCTGGGGATTATTTCCATCCTTCTCGCTTGGATGGGTTATATCGGAGGAGCGGTTCTTTCGGGATAATGTCCGCTGGATTGACTTCCTGAAACTGCGTGGTTCACTGGGCTTTCTGGGCGGTGATGCGACAAAAGCCTATAACTGGCTGACCAGCTACTCGATTCAGCAGGGGAAAGGTGCCGTATTTGGCGGCAATGCAGACCGACCACTGGTTGTGACACCCAACAACTCGATGGCTAACCGTCAGGCTCGCTGGGACGACAATACGAAATACAACGTCGGTATCGACGCTCAATTCCTGAAAAATAGGCTGTCGGTTACGCTTGATGCCTTCTATGACCACCGCTACAACATGCTGACCACGTTAAGCTCGTCAGTGCCTTTACTGGTTGGCGCTACCCTACCCTCCGAAAACTACGCGACTGTAAATGGATTCGGAACGGAGATTTCGCTGGGCTGGAATGATAAAATCGGGAGCGACTGGTCCTATAAAGTCAATACCTTCTTTACCTGGAATGACAACAAGCAGGTGCTGGTCGATGTTGATCGGGGCAAAATTGGTACGTACTTAGATCCAACCGGAAAATCGAATGATATGGGTGTGCTGGGCTACCATTACCTGGGTATGTTCAGAACGCAACAGGATGTTGATCAATATCTGGAAAAGAATCCGGGCTATACCCTCTTTGGTGCTGCTCCCAAACCAGGCATGCTTTATTATCAGGATGTCAGGGGGCCGAAAGATGCGTCGGGGCAGTTCACCGCACCGGATGGGAAAATTACCGATGCCGATTTAGACTACCTGACCAAAAAAGCCAACAATCACTACAGCATTGGATTTAATTTCTCGGCTTCGTATAAAAACTTCTCGCTGGCAGCTGTGATCGGCGGTTCGTTTGGCGGCCAGTCAATGGTAGAAGGAACCGCCCGGGCACAAGGAACACTCACGTCGAATCGTCCGGTATTCTGGGCTGATCACTGGACACCCGAGAATCCGAATGCGGCTTACCCAAGCCCGTATTATAAGGACACCTACACGGTCGATTCGCAATTCTGGTACGTCAGCTCTACCCAACTGTCGGTCCGAAATCTAAACCTTTCCTATGGGCTGCCGGCTGCTCTGGCCAGCAAACTAAAGCTAAGCAGTGTGCGTGCTTATCTGGTAGCGACAAACCCGCTTAATCTGTATAATCCATACAGCTGGAAATCCTACTCGGGCAATTTCGATTCCTATCCCATGCTGCGGTCGTTTTCACTGGGCCTGAATCTTGGTTTGTAA
- a CDS encoding DUF3826 domain-containing protein, with product MTSTLKGFLTVVITCIVAIGSALGQQQTPESKEAVYTRVINERAAKIVAGLGITDERASAHVQQTITQQYRSLNAIHESRKEALNTLKSITEKETAEAEKNKIEAESMDKLKKLHDAYLSKLAADLNPTQVEKVKDGMTYGVLPLTYKGYQSMLPDLTDTQKTQILAYLTEARELAMDAESSEKKHAVFGKYKGRINNFLSAAGIDMKKASKEWEERIAKEAENPKKQG from the coding sequence ATGACTAGCACGTTGAAGGGCTTCCTGACTGTGGTTATTACCTGTATCGTTGCTATAGGTTCAGCGTTGGGGCAGCAACAGACCCCCGAAAGTAAAGAAGCAGTCTACACACGGGTGATCAACGAACGGGCCGCTAAGATTGTAGCAGGTCTTGGCATCACCGACGAGCGGGCTTCGGCGCATGTTCAACAAACAATTACTCAGCAATATCGAAGTCTTAATGCGATTCACGAAAGCCGGAAAGAGGCACTCAATACCCTCAAAAGTATAACGGAGAAAGAAACCGCAGAAGCTGAAAAAAATAAAATTGAAGCGGAGTCAATGGATAAGCTAAAAAAATTACATGATGCGTACTTATCGAAGCTGGCAGCCGATTTAAATCCGACACAGGTCGAGAAAGTAAAAGATGGAATGACCTATGGTGTTTTGCCGCTGACGTATAAAGGGTATCAGTCGATGTTACCGGATTTAACCGATACCCAAAAAACTCAAATACTTGCTTATTTAACCGAAGCCCGTGAACTGGCGATGGATGCCGAATCATCCGAGAAAAAACACGCCGTTTTTGGAAAATATAAAGGCCGGATCAATAACTTTTTATCAGCGGCTGGAATAGACATGAAAAAAGCAAGTAAAGAGTGGGAAGAACGCATTGCAAAAGAGGCTGAAAATCCGAAAAAACAAGGGTAA
- a CDS encoding AraC family transcriptional regulator, with product MKPLFRKVTVKLESSFTVRHDTLPHFKNIWHYHPELELHYIVKGEGVRFIGDKISNFSHGEIVLVGENLPHTWRSNEQYFHNDPDLAIEVIVIQFLPDCLGEHLLKLPEAYLIPKLYEKAKSGMVITGKTNQKLVELMRQAVHATNLDKIIILLSILKTLAETDEYEMIVSGRAEFYQSNETDTLRLNKVCNYTLTNYKKDITLEEISAISNLSVTSFCRYFKLMTNKTYYDFLIEIRISHACRALIEDKTPTEVICFDCGFNNVSNFYRHFKKVTGLTPLEYKRKYLNKGRVLVA from the coding sequence ATGAAGCCATTATTTCGAAAAGTGACCGTAAAACTGGAGAGCTCGTTTACGGTTCGACATGATACATTACCGCATTTTAAGAATATATGGCATTACCATCCTGAGCTTGAACTGCATTATATTGTCAAGGGGGAAGGCGTCCGATTTATTGGTGATAAAATCAGCAATTTCTCGCACGGTGAAATTGTATTGGTCGGTGAAAATTTGCCGCATACCTGGCGCAGTAATGAACAATATTTTCACAACGATCCGGATTTAGCAATTGAAGTTATCGTTATTCAATTTTTGCCGGATTGTTTAGGTGAACATTTGCTGAAATTACCGGAGGCTTATTTAATTCCCAAGCTCTACGAAAAAGCCAAGAGCGGCATGGTTATTACCGGCAAAACAAATCAAAAACTTGTTGAGCTAATGCGCCAGGCCGTGCACGCCACTAATCTTGATAAAATTATCATTCTGCTCTCAATTCTTAAGACGCTGGCTGAAACCGATGAATACGAGATGATTGTTAGCGGCCGGGCCGAATTTTATCAGTCCAATGAAACCGATACACTCCGGCTGAATAAGGTTTGTAACTATACGCTAACAAATTATAAAAAAGATATCACACTGGAGGAAATTTCGGCTATCAGCAATTTAAGTGTTACGTCATTTTGCCGGTATTTTAAATTGATGACCAATAAGACGTATTATGACTTTTTGATTGAAATACGAATTAGTCATGCCTGCCGGGCTTTAATTGAAGATAAAACGCCAACCGAAGTGATCTGTTTCGATTGCGGCTTCAATAACGTGTCGAATTTTTACCGCCACTTCAAAAAAGTGACGGGACTGACACCGCTGGAATACAAGCGTAAATATTTGAATAAAGGCCGTGTTTTGGTCGCCTGA
- a CDS encoding glycoside hydrolase family 43 protein gives MNRIICLLFITLFFCSCSKSVYLFSSFHEPANEGLRLLYSHDGYKWTDLNHTYLKPEIGNQKVMRDPSIAQGKDGTFHLVWTSSWKDDKGFGYASSNDLIHWSAEQFIPVMEHEPTTVNVWAPELFYDYKADQFVIIWASTIPNRFERGIEDEKNNHRMYYTTTKDFKTFAPTKLFLDPKFSVIDAVIVKRKAADYVLVLKDNTRPERNLKVAFGNSATGPFTNVSEPFTKKFTEGPSVAKVGNNWLIYFDSYQDKKYGAVKTADFKTFTDVSTQTSIPEGHKHGTIFKVKKRVLKALLK, from the coding sequence ATGAACCGGATCATCTGTTTACTCTTCATTACCCTGTTCTTCTGCTCCTGCTCGAAGAGCGTCTATCTGTTTAGTTCGTTTCATGAGCCAGCCAACGAAGGGCTTCGATTGCTCTACAGTCATGATGGCTATAAATGGACAGACCTCAATCACACGTATCTGAAGCCCGAAATTGGTAATCAGAAAGTCATGCGCGACCCGTCGATTGCGCAGGGGAAAGATGGGACATTTCATCTGGTCTGGACGAGCAGTTGGAAGGACGACAAAGGGTTTGGTTACGCCAGTTCAAACGATCTGATTCACTGGTCGGCAGAGCAGTTCATACCGGTTATGGAACACGAGCCGACAACGGTAAATGTGTGGGCGCCCGAACTGTTTTATGATTACAAAGCTGACCAGTTTGTCATCATCTGGGCGTCAACGATCCCAAATCGGTTTGAGCGGGGTATTGAGGACGAGAAGAATAACCATCGCATGTATTACACGACCACGAAAGATTTCAAAACCTTCGCGCCGACCAAGCTCTTTCTCGACCCTAAATTCAGTGTGATCGATGCGGTAATTGTAAAACGTAAAGCGGCCGATTATGTCCTGGTTCTGAAAGACAATACCCGTCCGGAGCGGAACCTGAAAGTAGCCTTTGGCAACAGCGCAACCGGGCCCTTTACCAATGTATCGGAACCGTTCACGAAGAAATTTACCGAAGGCCCATCCGTGGCTAAAGTTGGTAACAACTGGCTAATTTATTTTGACTCGTATCAGGACAAAAAGTATGGTGCTGTAAAAACCGCTGATTTCAAAACCTTCACGGACGTTTCCACCCAAACGTCAATTCCGGAAGGCCATAAGCATGGCACCATTTTCAAGGTAAAAAAGCGTGTTTTGAAGGCATTGTTGAAATAA
- a CDS encoding glycoside hydrolase family 140 protein: protein MLNLIIKRTFFFILVAATLVACSPTEKELEASRLLVTSNGRFLSTSDNKPFFWLGDTGWLLFSRLKREEVETYLENRKQKGFNVIQVMVLHTLAAANAYGDSALIDRNVASPLVTEGDSFSDSLAYDYWDHVDFVIDKAAEKGIYMALVPVWGNNVKKGGVNQPQAKTFAEFLANRYKNRPNIIWLNGGDIKGSDSLDVWKTIGRTINQIDSTHLITFHPRGRSSSSEWFHNEDWLDFNMIQSGHKTYAQDTAANETLHYGEDNWRYIQADLALKPLKPTIDGEPSYEGIPHGLHDVNLPRWTADDVRRYGYWSVLAGAFGYTYGHNSVMQMYKLGDKDTSFGPLETWDKAIDAPGAGQMIHLKNLLLAYSFFDRVPDQSLIANQGSRYDYLVASRGPDYALVYTYTGRNIRLSMGKLPGDTVVASWFNPRDGKTVSIGDVSNNGIQEFNPPAEPKAGNDWVLVIQKK, encoded by the coding sequence ATGCTAAATTTAATAATCAAACGAACCTTCTTTTTTATTCTCGTAGCAGCCACACTGGTTGCCTGTAGCCCAACCGAAAAAGAGTTGGAAGCAAGTCGGCTTCTTGTTACATCGAATGGCCGATTCCTATCCACCAGTGACAACAAACCCTTCTTCTGGCTGGGTGATACAGGCTGGTTATTGTTCAGCCGGTTAAAGCGGGAAGAAGTCGAGACGTATCTGGAAAACAGAAAGCAAAAGGGCTTTAATGTCATTCAGGTAATGGTATTGCATACCCTTGCAGCCGCCAATGCCTATGGCGACTCGGCATTGATCGATCGGAATGTTGCCTCACCATTGGTTACTGAAGGTGATTCGTTTAGTGATAGCCTGGCCTATGACTACTGGGACCATGTCGACTTTGTCATTGATAAAGCGGCCGAAAAGGGTATCTATATGGCACTGGTTCCCGTTTGGGGTAACAATGTAAAAAAAGGCGGTGTGAATCAGCCGCAAGCCAAAACGTTTGCTGAATTTTTAGCCAATCGCTACAAAAACCGACCAAATATCATCTGGCTGAATGGCGGAGATATTAAAGGGAGCGATTCGCTGGATGTCTGGAAAACTATCGGCCGAACCATCAACCAGATCGATTCAACACATTTAATCACGTTTCATCCGCGTGGTCGATCGTCCTCGTCGGAGTGGTTCCACAACGAAGACTGGCTGGATTTCAACATGATCCAGTCCGGCCATAAGACGTATGCCCAGGATACGGCAGCAAACGAAACATTGCATTACGGCGAAGACAACTGGCGGTACATTCAGGCTGATCTAGCCCTGAAACCACTCAAACCGACTATCGATGGTGAGCCCTCGTATGAAGGTATTCCGCACGGACTGCACGATGTTAACCTCCCCCGCTGGACGGCCGATGATGTGCGCCGATACGGTTACTGGTCTGTGCTGGCAGGGGCGTTTGGCTACACCTATGGGCATAATTCGGTGATGCAGATGTATAAGCTGGGCGATAAGGATACCTCGTTTGGCCCCCTCGAAACCTGGGACAAAGCCATTGATGCCCCCGGAGCCGGACAGATGATTCATCTGAAAAATCTGCTGCTCGCTTACTCCTTTTTCGACCGTGTTCCCGACCAGTCACTGATCGCCAATCAGGGCAGTCGGTATGACTATCTGGTCGCCAGCCGTGGTCCGGATTACGCCTTGGTTTACACCTATACGGGTCGAAACATCAGGCTAAGCATGGGTAAACTTCCGGGCGATACAGTAGTTGCCTCATGGTTCAATCCACGAGATGGAAAAACAGTCTCAATCGGCGATGTATCGAACAATGGTATTCAGGAATTTAACCCACCCGCCGAACCCAAAGCAGGCAATGATTGGGTCTTAGTCATTCAGAAAAAATGA